From one Lasioglossum baleicum chromosome 11, iyLasBale1, whole genome shotgun sequence genomic stretch:
- the LOC143213615 gene encoding uncharacterized protein LOC143213615, with protein MYVGGPLDTAPATPSSTPSRSQASHREVKVRKVNPSHSPSSLTLEYREGSHDTKQDRLLDRYHQEQEVARCIPKRPEQTEGFSTRS; from the exons ATGTATGTAGGAGGGCCGCTCGATACAGCCCCAGCAACCCCCTCTTCCACCCCCTCCCGAAGCCAAGCATCGCATCGCGAGGTTAAAGTGAGAAAAGTCAACCCCAGTCACTCGCCGAGTTCTCTTACGCTGGAATATCGAGAGGGTAGCCACGACACCAAACAAGATCGACTCCTGGACCGATATCATCAGGAGCAG GAAGTGGCAAGATGTATTCCGAAGAGACCGGAGCAAACAGAGGGCTTTTCAACGAGGTCGTAG